A single window of Colletotrichum higginsianum IMI 349063 chromosome 8, whole genome shotgun sequence DNA harbors:
- a CDS encoding Phosphoribosylglycinamide formyltransferase, whose product MATMATAKASEPCRLVVLCSGSGTNLQAIIDAVAAGTIPNSEIERVIVNRKNAFAVQRAEKAGIPTRYFNQVSAGFIQKGEKDETKLKDGRARYDAALAEIVLQDKPDLIVLAGWMAIFTSSFLRPLDAAGVPVINLHPALPGAYDGANAIGRAYDDFKAGQLQNNRTGAMIHYVIEAVDRGQPILVEEVEVRESDSLADLEERMHSVEHEIIVKATAKVVQEILAKKRH is encoded by the exons ATGGCTACCATGGCTACCGCCAAGGCCAGCGAGCCCTGCCGCCTCGTGGTCCTTTGCTCCGGCTCGGGCACGAACCTGcaggccatcatcgacgccgtcgcaGCCGGCACGATTCCCAACAGCGAGATCGAGAGGGTCATTGTCAACCGGAAGAACGCCTTCGCAGTCCAGAGGGCCGAAAAGGCCGGCATCCCCACCAGGTACTTCAACCAGGTCTCCGCGGGCTTCATCCAAAAGGGCGAGAAGGATGAGACGAAGCTGAAGGACGGCCGCGCCCGCTACGACGCGGCTTTGGCAGAGATTGTTCTTCAGGACAAGCCGGATCTCATCGTTCTGGCCGGATGGATGGCAATATTTACTTCGAGCTTCCTGCGGCCTCTCGATGCGGCCGGTGTCCCAGTCATCAACCTCCATCCCGCGCTGCCAG GTGCTTATGACGGTGCCAACGCCATTGGCAGAGCGTATGACGACTTCAAGGCTGGCCAGTTGCAGAACAACCGGACCGGGGCCATGATTCACTACGTCATCGAGGCCGTAGACAGAGGACAGCCC attctcgtcgaggaggtcgaggtccgCGAAAGTGACAGCCTGGCAGACCTCGAAGAACGCATGCACAGTGTCGAGCATGAAATCATTGTGAAGGCCACGGCCAAGGTTGTGCAGGAGATCCTAGCCAAGAAGAGACATTGA